The window AGGATGAGACTGAAGAAGATGACCTATTTGAAACTGAGTTCAGACAATATAAAAGGACATATTACATGACGAAGATGGGAGTGGACATAGTGTCTGAGTATGGTTTTGCCAATGTTTATTATActtcaaagtagaaaaaaattagattttgCAGTTCTTCATAAAACAGCATAATTTTGGTAGTTAAGGTAGTGAGAAAGAAGGGTTTTTTGgtttcataaattattttcaatcttTCAACTGGTATGATTTTGAAGAAGGTGATATTAACTGATGTGTTCATCTATGATAAAAGTTGCCAAATAGAAATAGTTTTATGCTTATGTCTTCTACAGCTTACAGCACACTTATCTCATTGGACACCTGGCTCAACCGTAGGTTAATACCTATCCAAAATTTTCTTAAGAGCATGCCCTCTGGAATGGTGATTTTCATACTTTTAAACTGGAGCCCACAGTATGAATTACATACgatcatattttatttactttaattaaCAACTTATAAAGTGCTTACCAAGTCCAAGCActattttaagcatttaaaaaatattaccttATTTTATTCTCACAGTAGTTCTTTAAGGTAGGtagaattattatcattttacaaTAGAGGATATTAAAAAACAGAGAGGTTTAAGTGATTTGCTCAAGGTGACATGGGTGGTGAGTTGGCAGATCCAGGATTCGAACAGAGGCAGTCTGGCTTCAGAACTTAGGCTCTTATCCCTAGATTAGGTTGCTTCTCTGTTAGTAAAATAAGTGTTTCATGAACTGCTATGTGCCCTGATTTATATGCAATATATCTAGATATTTTCTGTACTATtgtttttactgttgttttttaaaatgaaactaaGTATTAGATTTTCCTAGAGTCTGCCAGGGAGAGTCCACGTTTTCAGACATTGCTCTGTAGTCTCTCAGACTGTCTTCTAATCTAGGCAGGCTAAGTGTCTATATTCAAACTGACTTCCAATAACAGGAGATATAGGAATTTTAGTATGTTCACCAGCTCATTTGAAGGTTTGTCAGTTGGCATTACTACGTAGGACTTTTGAGACTTGATATTTCAGTGCATCTCTACCTGAATTTTGGTAATAGACACTATTAACAAGTTTATAGCCACTTTTGGCTTTAGCctagagctcttttttttttcttttggtctggtcaagatttattttactttacataGTTTTTGAGAAATATAAAGGGATTAGAGGGAAAATTGTCAATGGATATAATAGTACTTTTCAAAGTGTGTTCAAGCTGCtactgagaaataaaatatttataatagttatGCTTTTAATCCTTTATTCTTTAGTTATTATTTCCTTGATTACAGTTATATAGAATTATAGTACCTGCAGTTGGCACTAAATGCTTAATTTGATAGGTAACTagcctttggttttattttccttccttttatagATTAAAATACAGATATGAAAATGAGATGCCAATTATTTACCTAGATAATaaacaaatcttttaaaattactgGTCCAGGGTGGTAGTACAGTTCTTCCCTTAGTTACTGgtgagaatataaattggtaaaattattttggaaagcACATATCAAGAAGCCTTTAAAATATCCCTTTAATCCAATAATTCTAATGGTTAAtcgaggggtgggcaaactttttgactccagggccacaatgggttcttaaactggaccggagggccggaacaaaagcatggatggagtgtttgtgtgaactaatataaattcaaagtaaacatcattacataaaagggtacggtcctttttttcaatagttttattcatttcaaacgggccggatctggcctgcgggccgtagtttgcccacggctgggttgaTCTATCTAAAAATATAAACTCAAGTACAGAAGATTTTTATACACAAGGATGtttattacaaatttttttttattaaatctttattgttcagattattacatttgttcctcatttttccccccataactcccctccacccagttcccactccaccctcctccctcactccccacccactgtcctcatccataggtgcacaatttttgtccagtctcttcccgcatcaccctcaccctttcccccccccccccgcaagaatagccagtccactccctttctatgcccctgattctattataatcaccagttcattctgttcatcagattattcacttgattttcagattcacttgttgatagatgtgtatttgttgttcataatttgtatctttatctttttcttcttcttcctcttcctcttcttaaaggatacctttcagcatttcatataatactggtttggtggtgatgaactcctttaccttttccttatctgtgaagctctttatctgaccttcaattctgaatgatagctttgctggataaagtaatctttttttttttttttttttttttttaccctcaaAGAAAACTTATCAGGACAAACCACTTTGGGAAGGTTAAGTATAAGAAGTAGTAGGAGGGGGTGAAGGGAAACGGCCACTACATATTGCAGAAACACACTGGAAGGCAAACATGgcccaaagaaaaagaagacaaaaaaagtcAAAAGCAGCTTATAAAATAGCGCTCTGCTCCAAGGTCAACAACTTGaaccaataaaatgaaaaaacctTGCCCAACCCCAGGTCAGCATGTGACTCCAGGAAAGAGCTCTGCAGTAATGGAACTCCTGAGAGCAAAGAGAGATACTACTCAAGGGGCCTGTCGTGATTTGAGGACCAAACACCCCTGGCCTTGACCAGAGAGGTTTGGTGTTGTTCGGAAACACAGGGCACGCCTGGAGCGTGTGAACCTGCAATTGCATGCCCTGCGTTCATTCACTCGTCCCACTGAGGGTAGATGTTAAGTCTCTTACAGCTCCTTCCTAGCAACTTgggttttcttctccctctttgtGAATCATGGGGAAACTGCATGTCTGTACTTGTTACATCTCATGAAGCTGAAAGCAATAAAGGATGACCGCTTATGGCCAGTTGTAGATGTATCTCCATTGAGGAAGCGCCTTAACACAGGGTTCCAtgactgggaggagaggaggctgcGGTGATTTTCCTGAGGCTCCTGCTGGACCACAACCAAGATGACCAGGCACTTCATAGGAAATGAGAACAAAATCCTCTGGAACAGTAAGTCAGACTCTCAGGTTAAAACGATGCTTGCCACAGGAATACAAGTATCCCAGATCCCCCAGAAAAAATCTGAGAGCACATGGTAGCAGCTGCTGGAAACTTGGCGCTAGATGAGAATGAAACAGTATCTTTGAGATCTCAGACCGTTTTAGATGTCAGCATACGGTGTTCAGGGCCCACTCCTGAAGATGCtgttaaaacaaaaccaaaataactACCTGGAGAGAACATGCATGTTCTAAGAGGCCATTTTATCTGTGTGAAGGGATGATTTAACTCATGAAACTAAAGAACataagaaaacaacaaccacaacagTTTCCTTGAATATATTCAACTATCAAGGCAAGGCATTCTTCAATATAAAACATTATAATTTTCCCAATACTACAAAGAAATCCAATAAATAACTGTACAGTGAAGGGCCCCGATGAACCCTGTGAGTGACCCTGGGACCCCAAGCAGCTGCAATGGTGGAGGTGCCCACAGCACCAATCCCTCCACAAGGTCGCCTGCAGTTTGGTCTTTTTCAAATGTGACCCGCTGGTGTTTCCAAGCTGCTTTATATATCAGTCCCATCTGGTGAAGCCTGGTGGGGAGTGCAGCCCAAAGAGTACAACCCAAGAAGTGGTCAAAGCCAAGGTTTCCGCACGACAACTCTCTTCTTCCAAGGGACTAGTGACCGCTGAGCCTAGCTTCAGACTAAGTGCTTTAGCCGCATGCGCTTGGAAAGTCTTCTGTGCCCATCACTGTGCCCATCACGCTGGGAAGAGCTCGGGAGGGCTCTCTCCATAGCAATACTTTGCTATGGGATCCCTATAGGTGTTCTTGTGCTGCACACTCTGGGATGAGGTCCTGCATTTAGCCAAACACAATTCAAAGTGATCCTCCACTGCCATGAAGAGGTTCTGGAAGGCCACAGCTGCCCGGTTGAGGAAGCGCTCCAGGAGAAGTTGCTTGTTGGGCTGCAGACAGCAGGAAACGCAGTGCTCGTAAGCGCTGCAGCAGCCATTGGTCAAGCAGCCATCACAGCAGTACTGCTTGGTGCACGGGACATTGACATTACAGCAGCCATTCCCCAGCAAGTCCTTCCTTTCACAAACGTATCCTAGTTCGTCGGTGATGAGGTGCTTCCCTTGGATGGAGTTCCGGCACTGGTTGCTGGGCCGACTGCTATTGCCCAAGTTAAACTGCACTTTCTACAGAATGGGCTGATCATGGTCTTGAACCTGGAGGAGATTCCGATCTctcactgccctctcctcctgcttGAAGGTGCTGGTGAGGAAGTAGACGAGCGAGAGCCCGAAGACCAGGGCAAGCAACCACCGCTTCCGCAGGAGCCGGCACCACACCATGGCCGCCAGGTTCACCATGCCAGTGCGGATGCGGGGCGCGGCGGCCGGGGCGCGGAACGGGGCAGGCCCGGAACCCAGGCGGCATGGCCCCTATGCGGcaggcagccccattcctcacaccAGGCACCGCCCcgtggccctcagcccaggcaGCTCCCAACAGCCACCCCGTGCCGCCTCCTGGATaatgtaatcttggttgtaggttcttggcattcatcagtttgaatatttcttgccactcccttctggcctgcatagtttctgatgagaaatcagctgacagtcatatgggtactaccttgtaggtaactgcctttctttctcttgctgcttttaagattctctttttgtcttttgctcttggcattttaattatgatgtgtcttggtgtggtcctctttgaattccttttgtttggggttctctgcgcttcctggacttgtaagtctatttctttcaccaggtaggggaagttttctgtcatgatttcttcaaataggttttcaatatcttggtctctctcatcttctggcacccctataattctgatgttggtacgcttaaagctgtcccagaggctcctgacactatcttcgtatttttggattattttttcattttgctcttctggttgggtgttttttgcttcttcgtatttcaaatcgttgacttgattcttgcaatcctctagtctgctgttgggagtctgtataatattctttatttcagtcagtgtatgcttaatttctagttggttctttatcacaacctcaagggtctcattagatttcttgtagatctcattaagtttattggcagtttctagaaaattcttgaaaaaccttaaaagtgtggttttgaactctatatccagtagttgtctttcctccatttctgtcatttgtgtcctttttctttgtctccatattttttatgcttccctgtgttgataaagtggttttctgtgctgagtgtcctctagggcccagtggttcagcctccccaattacctgaggaagACACCTTTGGTGCaccccccttgtggtctttgtgcacagtcttgttgtagttaagccttgattgttgtagttatcactgggaggaattgacctccaggccaattggctgtgagaatcagctttgTCCGCTGTGGGaggacttctgtgctggagacacccctctggggcaagacttgcttcaatggggctttggtgctcactgagtctgcctcctgagtgtgtcctttatggttccacggagctgcaaactggatggtcccactctgacctctgggtttcctggctcctgggtctctagggaggtactaatctagcctttgcctgagactatccagcaaaagcctccctgcggGGCTTGGACGGGGCAGGTCCCACAGATCCACAGgccagggctagcagttatggctgctctcagtccagtcctcagaggctctgcttctcaatatCCTGGTAATCTCTGCAagccccttggagagaaagctgccctcgagttctgactgagccagacagtctcgcttctcccatgtgagtctgggtccctagagactcacttggaactgcagctcagagcctgagactccctcccgattgaaaacgacaaccgcgccctcagccgccagcccgctccgcatgcacctccgcaccttagtatttttcttccgcactgcgcctcctcagagtctcggtatg is drawn from Myotis daubentonii chromosome 3, mMyoDau2.1, whole genome shotgun sequence and contains these coding sequences:
- the LOC132230596 gene encoding SREBP regulating gene protein-like, which gives rise to MPPGFRACPVPRPGRRAPHPHWHGEPGGHGVVPAPAEAVVACPGLRALARLLPHQHLQAGGEGRYVCERKDLLGNGCCNVNVPCTKQYCCDGCLTNGCCSAYEHCVSCCLQPNKQLLLERFLNRAAVAFQNLFMAVEDHFELCLAKCRTSSQSVQHKNTYRDPIAKYCYGESPPELFPA